A single region of the Marinobacter bohaiensis genome encodes:
- a CDS encoding vWA domain-containing protein — MADFHFLRPLWLLLLILLPLIPFLLRHRNQGQSGWARIIPDALLRPLLGEAVEQQSRQRRPGLTLGALVIVCAIALAGPSWRQAPTPLMQQNDSLVIVLDLSLSMLAQDVDPDRLTQAKRKIRDILEQRKGSFTALVVYAGDAHVVTPLTDDGRTIESLLGVLDPFMMPASGNRADLGVERAETLLDQGAPGDGRVLLVADSVRPGDVQSIRESLQGTNYTLSTLVVGTREGSPIPLPKRGFIRDGDQVVIAKANPERLASLADATGGRSSAITLDDGDIRSLELRTEDSDDWHDSQRQLLVDRWQDDGYWLLWLAAPLALLAWRRGALLLIPLVLLPMLPQPAQAMDWNDLWTRPDQRGEALIAEDPSVAAGKFKDPQWKGSALYRSGDYGRAAEQFERGDGADAHYNRGNALARKGELQAALDAYDTALMQDPDNADAQYNRDLVKKLLEQQQRQQEQRKQQNQQQQQNQDGQGQQSQSGQGQQQQDSSQGNRSQSPGQQPDQAGQQGQPQGENGQQPSSESGDAASSDEQQAQDARQPSSPGQRSPGDGEQASASAREAEPEDRSQLSQSQEQWLRRIPDDPSGLMRRKFLYQYRERGNQQQMEGDTPW; from the coding sequence ATGGCTGACTTCCATTTCCTGCGGCCGCTGTGGCTGCTGCTGTTGATCCTGCTGCCGCTGATCCCCTTCCTGTTGCGCCACCGTAACCAGGGCCAGAGCGGCTGGGCGCGGATCATTCCCGATGCCCTGCTGCGTCCGCTTCTGGGCGAAGCCGTCGAACAACAGAGCCGTCAGCGTCGGCCGGGGCTAACCCTGGGCGCGCTGGTCATCGTCTGCGCTATCGCCCTGGCCGGCCCCAGCTGGCGCCAGGCGCCCACGCCACTTATGCAACAGAACGACAGTCTGGTGATCGTGCTCGACCTGTCCCTGTCGATGCTGGCGCAGGACGTGGACCCGGACCGTCTGACCCAGGCCAAACGCAAGATCCGCGACATCCTGGAACAACGCAAGGGCAGCTTTACCGCCCTGGTGGTCTACGCCGGCGACGCTCACGTGGTCACCCCCCTGACCGATGACGGCCGCACCATCGAGAGCCTGCTGGGCGTGCTCGATCCGTTCATGATGCCCGCCAGCGGCAACCGCGCCGATCTCGGTGTGGAGCGGGCGGAAACCCTTCTCGACCAGGGCGCCCCGGGCGACGGCCGCGTGTTGCTGGTGGCGGACTCGGTGCGCCCCGGCGACGTGCAGTCGATCCGCGAGAGCCTGCAGGGCACGAACTACACGCTCAGCACCCTGGTCGTGGGCACCCGCGAAGGCAGTCCGATCCCGCTGCCCAAGCGCGGCTTTATCCGCGACGGCGATCAGGTGGTGATCGCCAAGGCCAACCCGGAACGCCTGGCCAGCCTGGCCGATGCCACCGGCGGCCGGAGTTCCGCCATCACCCTGGACGATGGCGACATCCGCTCACTGGAACTGCGCACCGAAGACAGCGACGACTGGCACGACAGCCAGCGCCAGCTACTGGTCGACCGCTGGCAGGACGACGGCTACTGGCTGCTCTGGCTCGCCGCACCGCTGGCCTTGCTGGCGTGGCGGCGAGGTGCCCTGCTGCTGATCCCGCTGGTGCTGTTGCCGATGCTGCCCCAGCCGGCCCAGGCGATGGACTGGAACGATCTCTGGACCCGCCCGGACCAGCGCGGCGAAGCCCTGATCGCCGAGGATCCATCGGTGGCGGCCGGTAAGTTCAAGGACCCGCAGTGGAAAGGTTCCGCACTCTACCGCTCGGGGGATTACGGCCGTGCCGCCGAACAGTTCGAACGGGGCGACGGCGCCGATGCCCATTACAACCGGGGCAACGCCCTGGCCCGCAAGGGCGAGCTGCAAGCCGCCCTCGACGCGTACGACACGGCCCTGATGCAGGATCCGGACAACGCGGATGCCCAATACAACCGCGACCTGGTGAAGAAACTGCTCGAGCAACAGCAACGCCAGCAGGAACAGCGGAAACAGCAAAACCAACAACAGCAGCAGAACCAGGACGGCCAGGGCCAGCAATCCCAATCCGGCCAGGGCCAACAGCAACAGGATTCATCCCAGGGCAACCGCTCCCAGTCACCCGGTCAACAGCCGGACCAGGCCGGGCAGCAGGGACAGCCCCAGGGAGAGAACGGCCAGCAGCCGTCGTCCGAAAGCGGCGACGCCGCATCGTCCGATGAACAGCAGGCTCAGGACGCCCGGCAACCCTCATCGCCGGGGCAACGCTCGCCCGGTGACGGCGAACAGGCGTCCGCCAGTGCGCGGGAAGCGGAACCGGAAGACCGCTCACAGCTGAGCCAGAGCCAGGAACAATGGCTGCGCCGCATCCCGGACGACCCGTCCGGCCTGATGCGGCGCAAATTCCTCTACCAGTACCGTGAGCGCGGCAACCAGCAACAAATGGAAGGCGATACACCATGGTAA
- a CDS encoding VWA domain-containing protein yields MLTLAYPWLLLLALIPLLWWRRRQRHVDDVAAPTLPVGHWITGLPGVSRSGDARPRWQKMLLLLSWVLLVIAVARPQHVAEGVQLPVTGRDLLLAVDISPSMEEEDMVLGQRQVNRLTAVKSVLDEFIKRREGDRLGLLLFGTQPYIQAPLSFDHETIRTLLQEARLGMAGRATAIGDAIGLAVKRLRDRPQDQRVLILLTDGANTAGEVSPDKAAEIAAAAGVRIYTIGMGAEAMIQRGFLGTRKINPSRDLDEDLLKRIASQTGGEYFRARSTTELETIYDTIDRLEPIELEGKQYRPTTDLFQWPAGLAVILLLLGTAGSHLRHRTPEVSHG; encoded by the coding sequence ATGCTGACCCTGGCCTACCCCTGGCTCCTGCTGCTGGCCCTGATTCCGCTGCTGTGGTGGCGACGCCGCCAACGCCACGTCGACGATGTGGCCGCGCCGACACTGCCAGTGGGTCACTGGATCACCGGTCTGCCCGGCGTCAGTCGCAGCGGCGATGCCCGACCGCGGTGGCAGAAGATGCTGCTGTTGCTGAGTTGGGTGCTTCTGGTGATCGCGGTCGCTCGTCCACAACACGTCGCCGAGGGGGTGCAACTGCCGGTCACCGGTCGTGACCTGCTGCTGGCGGTGGACATTTCCCCCAGCATGGAAGAGGAGGATATGGTGCTGGGCCAGCGCCAGGTGAACCGACTGACGGCGGTCAAATCCGTGCTGGACGAATTCATCAAACGCCGCGAGGGCGACCGTCTCGGCCTGCTGTTGTTCGGCACCCAACCCTATATCCAGGCGCCGCTGTCGTTCGACCACGAGACCATCCGCACCCTGTTGCAGGAGGCCCGGTTGGGCATGGCCGGCCGGGCTACCGCCATTGGCGACGCCATCGGCCTGGCGGTCAAACGCCTGCGCGACCGGCCCCAGGACCAGCGCGTCCTGATACTGCTCACCGACGGCGCCAACACCGCCGGCGAGGTCAGCCCGGATAAGGCCGCCGAGATCGCCGCAGCGGCCGGTGTGCGCATCTACACCATCGGCATGGGCGCCGAAGCCATGATCCAGCGAGGCTTCCTCGGCACCCGCAAGATCAACCCCTCGCGGGACCTGGACGAAGACCTGCTCAAACGCATCGCCAGCCAGACCGGCGGCGAGTATTTCCGCGCCCGCAGTACCACGGAGCTGGAGACCATCTACGACACCATCGACCGGCTCGAGCCCATCGAGCTGGAGGGCAAGCAGTACCGGCCCACCACCGACCTGTTCCAGTGGCCCGCCGGTCTGGCCGTCATCCTGTTGCTTCTGGGCACCGCCGGAAGCCACCTGCGCCACCGCACGCCGGAGGTGAGCCATGGCTGA
- a CDS encoding DUF4381 domain-containing protein: protein MTQATSNPMNSGDPLAQLRDIHLPEPGGFWPPAPGWWIVAALILVLVGALVFWLWRRHQRNRWLRAARAELDQLGARAEASPTWFTELNALLKRCARQRYPEQRPHALSGAQWRDFLTHTQKKLDPQAVNALVEAAWSPSPAIDPQAAHSLAARWLGGQKC from the coding sequence ATGACACAGGCAACATCCAATCCCATGAATTCGGGCGATCCCCTGGCCCAGTTGCGCGATATCCACCTGCCGGAGCCCGGCGGTTTCTGGCCCCCGGCACCGGGCTGGTGGATCGTCGCCGCGCTCATCCTGGTGCTGGTGGGCGCGCTGGTGTTCTGGCTCTGGCGTCGCCATCAGCGCAACCGCTGGCTGCGCGCCGCCCGGGCCGAACTGGATCAACTGGGCGCCCGGGCCGAAGCCAGCCCCACCTGGTTCACCGAACTCAATGCCCTGCTCAAACGCTGCGCCCGCCAGCGCTATCCGGAACAGCGCCCCCACGCCCTGAGCGGCGCCCAGTGGCGTGACTTCCTGACCCACACGCAGAAGAAGCTGGACCCTCAGGCTGTGAACGCCCTGGTGGAGGCCGCCTGGTCACCGTCACCGGCGATTGATCCGCAAGCCGCGCACAGCCTGGCCGCCCGCTGGCTGGGAGGTCAGAAATGCTGA
- a CDS encoding NAD-glutamate dehydrogenase, with the protein MNALTVTSKDQFHDLLAEAFAEKINKTEAKKISEFAVQHLSHLPLNELVSRRFADVYGSVLAAWQFIKKRGASETPVSVFNPDLESDGWQSTHSVIFILHPNIPFLIDSIRIAINQREIGTHTLYHSILQVERDRTGKLKKIHDRDSQPGKAKTSYEAMIVLEIDRHSDPEDLRVLEQELQSVLEEVRIAVDDFPKMKDKSAQILKELDNCKAKVSAENVKEAHRFLEWLGDDHFTFLGYDEYDFVKEKDGSILVTQVPDSEMGILRVHNERPAKVRLDELPQRTRTEMTRTDDIFIFAKSAQRSRVHRPAYPDYIAVKKFNAKGEVIGERRFLGLYTSRVYQERPDQIPLLRRKIAEVIERSGFLRDDYAGKELDQILTVYPRDELFQIEPGELYNVALDILYIQERRMIKVFMREDVYGQFVTCLAFFPRDIYNTELRLSVEQVLMERLGAEDIEFVTHFSESVLARVQFTIRVPQVENRQLPVAEIQESVLALAQSWRDGLSEALYETHGEERGNELIRLYRNAFPGSYRDMFSPRRAAIDLDHITESAGNDRVEMSFYRALEEEESTVHFKLFAPDRQLPLSDVLPIFHNLGFRVLGEHPFEVVDRSGKAVWIHDFTLQARSGKAVDIHRIRPIFEDLFRRVWYGQAENDTFNRLVLACYLDWRQIAMLRAYARYMRQIRISNSQTFIANTLVNHVSLAQLLLDFFAVRFDPERFQSSGKSAAAQQKLELEFNAGLDDVENLSEDRVLRLYLDLIKATQRTNYFQLDENGGHKPYVSYKFRPSEIPDMPLPRPMFEIFVYSPRVEGVHLRGGKVARGGLRWSDRFEDYRTEILGLVKAQQVKNAVIVPVGAKGGFVAKQLPNGGDRDAFQREGIEAYKTFVRGLLDVTDNLVDGAIKPPTSVIRHDEDDHYLVVAADKGTATFSDIANGLSAEYDFWLGDAFASGGSQGYDHKKMGITAKGAWVSVERHFRELGINPARDDFSVIGIGDMGGDVFGNGLLRSEHAKLIAAFNHLHIFVDPTPDPRASFEERQRLFEMPRSSWTDYNADLISKGGGVFNRSAKSIPVSAEMKKLFNIKSDRVPPNMLISHILKAQADLLWFGGIGTYVKGSKETHADVGDKANDGLRVDGREVRAKVVGEGGNLGMTQLGRIEFGLNGGRLNTDFIDNAGGVDCSDHEVNMKILLNRVVAAGDLTEKQRNNMLEKMTDDVSDLVLLNNYRQTQAISIANTEAITRLEEYRRLMINFETAGKLNRELEFLPDEETLAERKLNKRGLTRPELSVLISYVKGDLKQLLIDSELPDEPLLAKEMNKVFPEQLIKKFGKELGEHQLRREIIATQIANDMVNHMGITFVDRMAQSTGASVSAIAMAWIIARDVFRFDEWWNKIESLDFKVPAELQLELMNELIRLIRRSVRWLLRNRRSELNIQTHMDRFAAALSDIIGQMPEYLGTESGTAWRKQFDALVAKDIPEDVAGVVAGASYLYSALGIIEAHETTQVPLKQVANLYYTLGEQLDLNWFAGAVAKLSPSSHWEALARESFREDLDWQQRALTTGVLRISGKEGDIEQAIEEWADRHKPMVQRWHAMLSELRSAREPEYAMFSVALRELLDLAQSSLHTPLETANP; encoded by the coding sequence ATGAACGCGCTGACGGTAACCAGCAAGGATCAGTTCCATGACCTGCTGGCCGAAGCCTTTGCCGAGAAAATCAACAAGACTGAAGCGAAGAAGATCAGTGAATTTGCAGTTCAACATTTATCCCACTTACCGCTGAACGAACTGGTGTCGAGGCGGTTTGCGGATGTCTACGGGTCGGTTCTCGCCGCCTGGCAGTTCATCAAGAAACGCGGCGCCAGCGAAACGCCTGTGTCGGTCTTCAATCCGGATCTGGAAAGCGACGGCTGGCAATCGACCCATTCGGTCATATTCATACTGCATCCGAACATCCCTTTCCTGATCGACTCCATCCGCATCGCGATCAACCAGCGCGAAATCGGTACCCACACCCTCTACCACTCCATCCTCCAGGTCGAACGCGACCGCACCGGCAAGCTCAAGAAGATCCACGACCGCGACAGCCAACCGGGAAAGGCCAAGACCAGCTACGAAGCGATGATCGTGCTGGAGATCGACCGCCACAGTGACCCGGAAGACCTGCGTGTCCTGGAGCAGGAACTGCAGAGTGTGCTTGAGGAAGTGCGCATCGCGGTGGACGATTTCCCGAAGATGAAGGACAAGTCCGCCCAGATCCTCAAGGAGCTGGATAACTGCAAGGCCAAGGTCAGCGCCGAGAACGTCAAGGAAGCGCACCGTTTCCTGGAATGGCTGGGCGACGACCACTTCACCTTCCTGGGGTATGACGAGTACGACTTCGTCAAGGAGAAGGACGGCAGCATCCTGGTGACCCAGGTGCCGGATTCCGAGATGGGGATCCTGCGGGTCCACAACGAACGTCCGGCCAAGGTGCGTCTCGACGAGCTGCCCCAGCGTACGCGCACGGAGATGACCCGCACCGACGACATCTTCATCTTCGCCAAGTCGGCGCAGCGGTCGCGAGTGCACCGGCCGGCCTATCCCGACTACATCGCGGTGAAGAAATTCAACGCCAAGGGCGAGGTGATCGGCGAGCGCCGTTTCCTTGGCCTTTACACCTCGCGGGTCTACCAGGAGCGTCCGGATCAGATCCCGCTGCTGCGCCGCAAGATCGCCGAGGTCATCGAGCGCTCCGGCTTCCTGCGCGACGACTACGCGGGCAAGGAGCTGGACCAGATCCTGACGGTTTACCCCCGCGACGAGCTGTTCCAGATCGAGCCGGGCGAGCTCTACAACGTGGCGCTGGATATCCTCTACATTCAGGAACGCCGCATGATCAAGGTATTCATGCGTGAGGATGTGTACGGCCAGTTCGTCACCTGCCTGGCGTTCTTCCCGCGGGATATCTACAACACCGAGCTGCGCCTGAGCGTGGAGCAGGTGCTGATGGAGCGGCTGGGTGCCGAGGACATCGAGTTCGTCACCCATTTCTCCGAGTCGGTACTGGCGCGGGTGCAGTTCACCATCCGTGTGCCGCAGGTGGAGAACCGCCAGCTGCCGGTGGCCGAGATCCAGGAAAGCGTGCTGGCGCTGGCCCAGTCCTGGCGCGACGGCTTGTCCGAAGCGCTCTACGAGACTCACGGCGAGGAACGCGGCAACGAGCTGATCCGCCTCTACCGCAACGCTTTCCCCGGCAGCTACCGGGACATGTTCTCGCCGCGCCGGGCCGCCATCGACCTGGACCACATCACTGAGTCGGCCGGCAACGACCGCGTGGAGATGAGTTTCTACCGGGCGCTGGAGGAAGAGGAAAGCACGGTCCACTTCAAACTGTTCGCGCCGGACAGGCAGCTGCCGCTGTCGGATGTGCTGCCGATCTTCCACAACCTCGGTTTCCGGGTGCTGGGCGAGCACCCCTTCGAGGTGGTGGATCGCAGCGGCAAGGCGGTATGGATCCATGACTTCACCCTGCAGGCCCGGTCCGGCAAGGCGGTGGACATCCACCGCATCCGGCCGATCTTTGAAGACCTGTTCCGCCGCGTCTGGTATGGCCAGGCGGAGAACGACACCTTCAACCGGCTGGTCCTGGCCTGCTACCTGGACTGGCGCCAGATTGCCATGCTCCGGGCCTACGCCCGCTACATGCGTCAGATCCGCATCTCCAACAGTCAGACCTTCATCGCCAACACGCTGGTCAATCACGTGTCCCTGGCGCAGCTGCTGCTGGATTTCTTCGCGGTGCGTTTCGATCCGGAACGTTTCCAGAGCAGCGGCAAGAGCGCGGCCGCCCAGCAGAAGCTGGAGCTGGAATTCAACGCCGGCCTGGACGACGTGGAGAACCTGAGCGAGGACCGGGTGCTGCGCCTGTACCTGGACCTGATCAAGGCGACCCAGCGCACCAACTACTTCCAGTTGGACGAGAATGGCGGCCACAAGCCTTACGTCAGCTACAAGTTCCGTCCGTCCGAGATTCCCGACATGCCGCTGCCGCGGCCGATGTTCGAGATCTTCGTGTACTCGCCGCGGGTGGAAGGTGTGCACCTGCGCGGCGGCAAGGTAGCGCGCGGCGGTCTGCGCTGGTCGGACCGTTTCGAGGACTACCGTACCGAGATCCTGGGGCTGGTCAAGGCGCAGCAGGTCAAGAACGCGGTCATCGTGCCGGTGGGCGCCAAGGGTGGTTTCGTGGCCAAACAGCTGCCCAATGGCGGTGATCGCGACGCCTTCCAGCGCGAAGGCATCGAAGCGTACAAGACCTTCGTGCGCGGCCTGCTGGATGTGACCGACAATCTGGTGGACGGCGCCATCAAGCCGCCAACCAGCGTCATCCGCCACGACGAGGACGATCATTACCTGGTGGTCGCGGCGGACAAGGGCACCGCCACCTTCTCCGACATCGCCAACGGCCTGTCGGCGGAATACGACTTCTGGCTCGGTGATGCCTTTGCTTCGGGCGGCAGCCAGGGTTACGACCACAAGAAGATGGGCATCACCGCCAAGGGCGCCTGGGTATCCGTGGAGCGGCATTTCCGCGAGCTGGGCATCAACCCGGCCAGGGATGACTTCTCGGTGATCGGTATCGGCGACATGGGCGGTGACGTCTTCGGCAACGGCCTGCTGCGTTCCGAGCACGCCAAGCTGATTGCGGCGTTCAACCACCTGCACATCTTCGTTGACCCGACGCCGGATCCCAGGGCCAGCTTCGAGGAGCGCCAGCGCCTGTTCGAGATGCCGCGCTCCAGCTGGACCGACTACAACGCCGACCTGATCTCCAAGGGCGGCGGGGTGTTCAACCGCAGCGCCAAATCGATTCCGGTCAGCGCGGAAATGAAGAAGCTGTTCAACATCAAGTCGGACCGCGTGCCGCCCAACATGCTGATCAGCCATATCCTCAAGGCCCAGGCGGATCTGCTGTGGTTCGGCGGTATCGGCACCTACGTCAAGGGCTCGAAGGAGACCCATGCCGATGTGGGGGACAAGGCCAACGACGGCCTGCGCGTGGACGGCCGCGAAGTGCGCGCCAAGGTGGTCGGCGAGGGCGGCAACCTGGGCATGACCCAGCTCGGTCGCATCGAGTTCGGTCTTAACGGCGGGCGTTTGAACACGGACTTCATCGACAACGCGGGTGGGGTGGATTGCTCCGACCACGAGGTCAACATGAAGATCCTGCTCAACCGTGTGGTGGCGGCCGGCGACCTGACCGAGAAGCAGCGCAACAACATGCTTGAGAAGATGACCGACGACGTGTCCGATCTCGTGCTGCTGAACAACTACCGCCAGACCCAGGCGATCAGTATCGCCAACACCGAGGCGATCACCCGCCTGGAGGAATACCGCCGGCTGATGATCAACTTCGAGACCGCGGGCAAACTCAACCGCGAGCTGGAGTTCCTGCCTGACGAGGAGACCCTGGCGGAGCGCAAGCTGAACAAGCGCGGCCTGACCCGGCCCGAGCTGTCGGTGCTGATCTCCTACGTCAAGGGCGACCTCAAGCAGTTGCTGATCGACAGCGAGCTGCCGGACGAGCCGTTGCTGGCCAAGGAGATGAACAAGGTCTTCCCGGAGCAACTGATCAAAAAGTTCGGCAAGGAATTGGGCGAGCACCAGCTGCGGCGTGAAATCATCGCCACCCAGATCGCCAACGACATGGTCAACCACATGGGCATCACCTTTGTGGACCGGATGGCCCAGTCCACCGGCGCGTCGGTGTCGGCCATCGCCATGGCCTGGATCATCGCCCGTGATGTGTTCCGCTTCGACGAGTGGTGGAACAAGATCGAATCGCTGGACTTCAAGGTGCCGGCGGAACTGCAGCTGGAACTGATGAACGAGCTGATCCGCCTGATCCGCCGTTCCGTGCGCTGGCTGTTGCGCAACCGTCGCAGCGAGCTGAACATCCAGACCCACATGGACCGCTTCGCCGCGGCGCTGTCCGACATCATCGGCCAGATGCCGGAATACCTGGGCACGGAGTCCGGTACGGCCTGGCGCAAGCAGTTCGACGCGCTGGTGGCCAAGGATATTCCCGAGGATGTGGCCGGTGTCGTGGCCGGGGCGTCGTACCTGTACTCGGCGTTGGGCATCATCGAGGCCCACGAGACAACCCAGGTGCCGCTCAAGCAGGTGGCCAACCTGTACTACACCCTGGGCGAACAGCTGGACCTCAACTGGTTTGCCGGCGCGGTGGCCAAGCTGTCGCCGTCCTCCCACTGGGAGGCCTTGGCACGGGAGAGCTTCCGCGAAGACCTGGACTGGCAGCAGCGCGCGCTGACCACCGGCGTGCTGCGCATCAGCGGCAAGGAAGGGGACATCGAGCAGGCCATCGAGGAATGGGCCGATCGGCACAAGCCGATGGTCCAGCGCTGGCACGCGATGCTGTCGGAACTGCGCAGCGCCCGGGAGCCGGAGTACGCCATGTTCTCCGTCGCCCTGCGCGAGCTCCTGGACCTGGCGCAGTCGTCCCTGCACACGCCGCTGGAGACGGCTAACCCGTAA
- a CDS encoding DUF58 domain-containing protein — protein MADASPLIRIDLPELIRLQADARALRMPGTRPVAVRKAGVNRSRQKGRGMVFSEVRLYQPGDDIRSIDWRVTARRQSPHTKLYEEERERPLLIICDLGDSLYFGSEGAFKRVRAAQAAGLVAWLGLQAGDQVGGIVFSDHQCDVLRPARRRRSVLKLLDSLVKRQDDHAPSSDGSSHLGKPGKLDEALREARRIAHTGSRVFLISDFINLSADTPGLIAQLARHNTVTALRVIDPLEQALPERGRFAVAGPDGPLWFDAGDTAFRRAFEAKVAEHEYQVERCFSLAGVSATPIYTGQPPAQALKQVLGPRGRIG, from the coding sequence ATGGCCGACGCGTCTCCACTGATCCGCATTGATCTGCCCGAGCTGATCCGGCTGCAGGCCGACGCCCGTGCCCTGCGTATGCCCGGCACCCGCCCGGTGGCGGTGCGCAAGGCGGGCGTGAACCGCTCGCGCCAGAAAGGCCGCGGTATGGTGTTTTCGGAGGTACGCCTGTACCAGCCCGGCGACGATATCCGCAGCATCGACTGGCGCGTCACCGCGCGCCGGCAGTCACCCCACACCAAGCTTTACGAAGAAGAACGGGAGCGTCCGCTGCTGATCATCTGCGACCTGGGCGACTCCCTCTATTTCGGCAGCGAAGGGGCCTTTAAGCGCGTGCGTGCGGCCCAGGCGGCCGGACTGGTCGCCTGGCTGGGTTTACAGGCCGGCGATCAGGTGGGCGGCATCGTCTTTTCCGATCACCAGTGTGACGTACTGCGACCGGCCCGGCGCCGACGCTCCGTGCTCAAGCTGCTCGACAGCCTGGTCAAGCGCCAGGACGACCACGCCCCGTCGTCGGACGGCTCCAGCCATCTGGGCAAACCGGGTAAACTGGACGAGGCCCTGCGCGAGGCGCGGCGTATCGCCCATACCGGCAGCCGGGTATTCCTGATCAGCGACTTCATCAACCTGAGTGCCGACACCCCGGGGCTGATTGCCCAACTGGCGCGCCACAACACGGTGACGGCACTGCGGGTGATCGACCCGCTGGAACAGGCGCTGCCGGAACGCGGTCGTTTCGCGGTAGCCGGGCCGGACGGTCCGCTCTGGTTCGACGCCGGTGACACCGCTTTCCGGCGCGCGTTCGAAGCCAAGGTGGCCGAACACGAATACCAGGTGGAGCGCTGTTTCAGCCTCGCCGGCGTCAGCGCAACGCCCATCTACACCGGACAACCACCGGCCCAGGCCCTCAAGCAGGTGCTGGGTCCGCGGGGACGAATAGGCTGA
- a CDS encoding AAA family ATPase: protein MSVQRIFGDLRSQLAKRIIGQEKLVDRLLIALLADGHLLVEGAPGLAKTTAIKTLSDHIEGDFHRIQFTPDLLPSDVTGSEIYRAETGLFEFQKGPIFHNLVLADEINRAPAKVQSALLEAMGERQVSVGMKTFPLDRLFLVMATQNPIEQEGTYPLPEAQLDRFLMHVIIDYPDAGAERDILHLARRDYQQGPAPTDLRLRAEDIFQARLDANELFMAEAVEDYLVALVLATRQPATLDEELARWIAFGASPRGTIALDRCARAKAWLEGRDFVSPDDVRAVAFDVLRHRVLLTFEAEADGITPDDVIQRLIDRVPVAA from the coding sequence ATGAGTGTGCAGCGTATATTCGGGGATCTGCGATCCCAATTAGCGAAAAGGATCATTGGGCAGGAAAAACTGGTGGATCGCCTGCTGATTGCTCTCCTCGCCGACGGCCACCTGCTGGTGGAAGGGGCCCCGGGCCTGGCCAAGACCACGGCCATCAAGACGCTCTCGGACCACATCGAAGGCGACTTTCATCGCATCCAGTTCACGCCCGACCTGCTGCCCTCGGACGTCACCGGCAGCGAGATCTACCGGGCCGAGACCGGCCTGTTCGAATTCCAGAAAGGCCCCATCTTCCACAACCTGGTGCTGGCCGATGAGATCAACCGCGCGCCGGCGAAAGTCCAGTCCGCCCTGCTCGAAGCCATGGGCGAGCGCCAGGTCAGTGTCGGCATGAAGACGTTTCCCCTGGATCGCCTGTTCCTGGTGATGGCGACCCAGAACCCGATCGAGCAGGAAGGCACCTACCCGCTGCCCGAAGCCCAGCTCGACCGGTTCCTGATGCACGTCATCATCGACTATCCGGACGCCGGCGCCGAGCGCGACATCCTTCACCTCGCCCGCCGCGACTACCAGCAGGGCCCGGCGCCGACCGACCTGCGCCTGCGTGCCGAAGACATCTTCCAGGCCCGTCTCGACGCCAACGAGCTGTTCATGGCCGAAGCGGTGGAGGATTACCTCGTGGCGCTGGTGCTGGCCACACGCCAGCCGGCGACGCTGGACGAGGAACTGGCCCGCTGGATCGCCTTCGGCGCCAGCCCGCGCGGCACCATCGCGCTGGATCGCTGCGCCCGCGCCAAGGCCTGGCTGGAAGGCCGGGACTTCGTCAGCCCCGACGACGTGCGTGCGGTCGCCTTCGACGTGCTGCGTCACCGCGTGCTGCTGACGTTCGAGGCGGAAGCCGACGGCATCACGCCGGACGACGTCATCCAGCGCCTGATCGACCGGGTACCGGTGGCCGCCTGA